The following DNA comes from Mucilaginibacter jinjuensis.
TAAAATAGGGCTATGGTCAAAACGGCCTTCCTGAACTTCTCTGTTATAGTTTTGGGTGTACGATATGTTAGCGCCGATGTGTAGTTTTTTGTTAACATCACCATCTACATTGGTACGGAAGTTATAACGCTCCTGGCCTGTAGAATGGATAATACCATCCTGGTTCTGATAACCACCGCTTATATAATAGCGAATATCTTTTGATGCACCAGAGAACGACAAGTTATGTTTCTGAAAGAAAGCGTTATGGTATAACTCGTTCTGCCAGTCTGTATTTACTGTTTGGTGAATTAAAGTTTGGGTAGCATAATTGTACAAACCATCAGGGATACTTACACTACCTGCATTACCCACATTGGCAATACGGGTTGCGTTAGGGTCAGAAAACATACCGTCGTTCCAGGTATGACCAGTGTTAACCCATAGATCGCGGTAGGTATTGTTACGACCGTCAATTACCAACTGCGCAGCCTGATCTGAGTTAAGCAGTTTTACTTTTTTAGCCAGCTGGTTAACACCGGTTTGCACATCGTACTCAAATTTACCTTTACCTTCTTTTCCTTTTTTAGTAGTAATGATAACCACACCACCAGATGCACGCGAACCGTAAATAGCGGCAGAAGCAGCATCTTTTAAGATGTCGATAGATTCAACATCATCCGGGTTGATGTAAACATCATTACCAGCAGGGTAACCGTCAATTACATATAAGGGATCTGAGCTGGCGTTGAACGAACCTACACCACGTACCCTGATCTTCGTACTCTGGTAAGGTGCACCATCTGTTTGTGATACCTGTACACCCGCTACTTTACCAACCAGAGCCTGGCCAAGCGTAGGTGCAGATAAATTAAGCTCACTAGCTTTAACACTCGAGATAGCACCAGTTAAGTCGCTTTTACGGATTGATTGGTAACCGATAGCCACAACCTCGTTAAGCATATTGGCCGATGGCTTCATTCGTACATTAATTGTGTTTGACGTGCTCACAGACATTTCTGTAGTCAGGTAGCCAATAAATGAGAATACCAATGTAGAACCGGTTTCGGCAGTTAAGGCATACTTACCATCAATATCGGTACTGGTGCCCTGTGCCGAACCTTTAAGCCTTACCGTTACGCCTGGTAATGGCTGGTTGTTTTCGTCTGTAACTACACCAACCACTTTAATTTGCGTTTGGCCCGCTTTTAAAGTTGGCGTTGTAGTAGCCGGGATTTTATCAACCTTAATTACAATGTGGTGGTCATCAACCTGGCTGATAGTGCCTTTGTAATCTTTTAATAATTTTTTAAGAACCTCGCTAACGCTTTCGTTAGTAACGTGCAACGATACTTTTTTGTTAACATCAAGCACGTTATCGTAAGCAATAACAAAATCTGTTTTTTGTTCGATGAGCTTAATTACGTCACGGGTATTAACGTTATCGGCTTTAAATGAGACATAAACGTTCTGAATAGTCTGGCCGATGGCCGCCGAAGCCGATATAAAAACGTGCAGTAGTATGGCTACAATAACCAATGGGCGCATAATATAGGGGACTAAATATTTTTTTAAGCAAGTAGAAATTCTGATGCGATAAAAATTTTGCATTTTTGATTAATTTAAATGATTGTTGGATCGTATAAATTACAGGCGCTACTGTAGTGCCTGGTTACAATACAGGGAGTGGTGGTACATTCCCTGTACTTGTTTTAAGGGGGCTATCTCATTGTCGTTTGCATTTTGGGAGGTTAAGCGTTACAGTTTTATTGTGAATTTGATAGTCGGCTCCTGAAAGATTACCCAACACATTCAGCACTTTATCAATGGGCTCATTATCAAAGGCTACGGTATATAAGCGGCAATGATCATTAGTACCTTTTAGATTGATCTTCACATTATACCAGCGCTCTAAAGTGTGGGCTATTTCATTAAATGTGGCATTATCGAAACGAAGCCTGTTTTGCCTCCAGCCCAACATATCACCGGGTTGGATATCGTTTACGGTGTAGTGATCGCTCAGCTTATCGTAAGTAAACTGATGGTTACCTGTTAAAGATCCGGCAAACAAAAGCGGTTTGCCATTCGGGTTATTCTTTTCTACCTTAACCTCGCCGCTTTCTACAGCCACCTGTACTTTGCCATCCTCGGGATAAGCTTTAACATTGAAGGCTGTGCCTAAATCTGTGATCAGCAATTTGCCCGAGTGTATAGTGAAAGGCTTTTCGGCATCATGCTTTATTTCAAAAAAAGCTTCACCGGTTAAAATAATCTCTCTTGATTGCCGCCCGAAGTTTGAAGGAATTTTAATTGTGGAGCCAGAGTTTAAAACAATGGTACTTCCATCTGGAAGGGCAAATGATCTTCTGGCACCATTAGGTGTTTTAAAATAGGCGTAGGTAACGGCTTCCTGATTGTTACGTTTAGGAAGCAAGAAAAAGACCAAGCCTGCGGTAAGGCTAACCAATAGTATGGCTGCCGCCTGAAACCAACGATTATCGATTAAACGTTTACGACTTTGGGTAGCCAGTAAAAAGTTAATATTACGGTCGACTGAGCTAAATAGCTCAGCCTCCTGTTGAGGGTTTAACTGATGCTGAGGTTCCTGATTGAAACGGGCAAACCAATCTTCAACCAGTTTACGTTCGGCTTCGGTTGCGGTACCCAATTGGTAACGCTCAAATAATTCTTGTATCCTGCTATCCACTAATAGTGCTTTCTATTAGCTCGCAGCAAAAGGCCGAATGTCCTTTAAGATAATGTTAACAATACATTTAGTTTTTGTGCAGGATATTTTGAGTAAACTCCAACAA
Coding sequences within:
- a CDS encoding FecR family protein, with the protein product MDSRIQELFERYQLGTATEAERKLVEDWFARFNQEPQHQLNPQQEAELFSSVDRNINFLLATQSRKRLIDNRWFQAAAILLVSLTAGLVFFLLPKRNNQEAVTYAYFKTPNGARRSFALPDGSTIVLNSGSTIKIPSNFGRQSREIILTGEAFFEIKHDAEKPFTIHSGKLLITDLGTAFNVKAYPEDGKVQVAVESGEVKVEKNNPNGKPLLFAGSLTGNHQFTYDKLSDHYTVNDIQPGDMLGWRQNRLRFDNATFNEIAHTLERWYNVKINLKGTNDHCRLYTVAFDNEPIDKVLNVLGNLSGADYQIHNKTVTLNLPKCKRQ